One genomic segment of Oncorhynchus kisutch isolate 150728-3 unplaced genomic scaffold, Okis_V2 scaffold1347, whole genome shotgun sequence includes these proteins:
- the LOC109886974 gene encoding C-type lectin domain family 4 member M-like has protein sequence MSKVINAEPDMNKKVKFDRGEMEERIVDIYVSADTLRDGETSTKREETADTAPNNGPGDQHSEPDSSVKRPSLVAAVFLGLLCVLLAGIIGLSVYYNREIKDFEDKRNNLFQSFSLFKINATEERDQLQTRYNNLTKERDQIQTRYNNLTKDRDQLQTRYNNLTTEKGHIQAKLFVIEQHCQEGWRYFDSSLYFLSTEEKTWKQSREDCKGRGADLVIINSREEQTFVFNLHLRAWIGLTDSVTEGTWKWVDGTTLTTGYWGKGQPDNGEREKEE, from the exons ATGTCAAAGGTAATCAATGCTGAACCAGATATGAACAAGAAGGTCAAATTTGACagaggtgagatggaggagaggattgtGGATATCTACGTCAGTGCAGACACCCTGAGAGATGGTGAGACCAGCaccaagagagaagagacagcagACACTGCTCCTAATAATGGACCAGGAGACCAGcactcag AGCCTGATAGCTCAGTGAAGAGACCCTCCCTAGTTGCTGCAGTATTTCTGGGGCTGCTGTGTGTTCTACTGGCTGGGATCATaggcctgtctgtctact ATAACAGAGAAATCAAAGATTTTGAGGATAAAAGGAACAACTTGTTCCAGAGTTTCTCCCTTTTTAAAATCAACgcaactgaagagagagaccagctacagaccagatacaacaacctgactaaagagagagaccagatacagaccagatacaacaactTGACTAAAgacagagaccagctacagaccagatacaacaacctgactacagAGAAAGGCCATATTCAGGCAAAGCTTTTTGTGATAG AGCAGCATTGTCAGGAGGGATGGAGATACTTTGACTCCAGTTTGTACTTCCTGTCTACTGAGGAGAAAACCTggaagcagagcagagaggactGTAAGGGGAGAGGAGCAGACCTCGTGATCATAAACAGTAGAGaggaacag ACATTTGTCTTCAACCTCCACCTGAGAGCCTGGATTGgtctgactgactctgttactgagGGGACCTGGAAGTGGGTGGACGGCACGACACTGACCACAGG GTACTGGGGGAAAGGACAGCCTGataatggtgagagagagaaagaggagtaa